In one Drosophila albomicans strain 15112-1751.03 chromosome X, ASM965048v2, whole genome shotgun sequence genomic region, the following are encoded:
- the LOC117572413 gene encoding ras-related protein Rab-21, with amino-acid sequence MSSRRTRSGPTLNFKAVLLGEGCVGKTSLVLRYMEDKFNTQHLSTLQASFVTKKVTLPDERRAQLNIWDTAGQERFHALGPIYYRGSDGALLVYDITDQDSFQKVKSWVRELKQMRGSEIALIIVGNKTDLEEQRAIEYETAQRYAQTVGAQYVETSAKENEGVSELFELLTQLMVEHHVQKQQPNDTNNTHSNSNSNTSNALRLQSSSNAAGGAISIADDAEHDDDENENNGGAAHRSCCGI; translated from the exons ATGAGCTCGCGCAGAACGAGATCTGGCCCCACGCTCAACTTTAAAGCGGTGCTATTGGGCGAAG GCTGCGTGGGCAAAACATCGCTAGTGCTGCGTTACATGGAGGACAAGTTCAACACCCAGCATCTGAGCACACTGCAAGCCTCGTTTGTGACCAAAAAGGTGACGCTGCCCGACGAGCGACGGGCCCAGCTCAACATCTGGGATACGGCCGGACAGGAACGTTTCCATGCTCTGGGTCCCATCTACTATCGCGGCTCGGACGGTGCACTGCTTGTGTACGATATCACAGATCAAGACTCATTCCAGAAGGTCAAATCATGGGTGCGTGAACTGAAGCAGATGCGTGGCAGCGAAATTGCCCTGATCATTGTAGGCAACAAGACTGATCTGGAGGAGCAGCGTGCCATCGAGTATGAGACGGCACAGCGTTATGCCCAAACGGTGGGCGCTCAATATGTGGAAACGTCGGCCAAGGAGAACGAAGGTGTCAGCGAACTGTTCGAGCTGCTCACCCAACTGATGGTCGAGCATCATGTCCAGAAACAGCAGCCAAATGACACAAATAATACCCATAgtaatagcaatagcaataccAGCAATGCCCTTCGTCTGCAGAGCAGCTCGAATGCTGCTGGAGGTGCGATTAGCATTGCGGATGATGCCGagcacgatgatgatgagaatgAGAATAATGGTGGCGCTGCTCATCGCTCCTGCTGTGGCATCTAA
- the LOC117572403 gene encoding alpha-(1,3)-fucosyltransferase C, with the protein MRPHSRWNLALLVLGLILFGLLIAVYKISTSPLLNQYGILRDYLDTNRAPNEAAATRSILLWSDFFGDARWSLPADTLGPDDFRHELGCEVYQCELSNRHDYLPTLAEYDAIVYHVAQPFPLLQPLSTQRYPHQTYVFALMEPPGETKHRLSDEHNFYNLTMSYRLDSDIVWPYAYMMDVETGARVAPTLQPHWRQVPAVGSWNDSEVLELWPQKLKMAAWFVSHCETLSKREDLAAALQQHIEVDIYGKCGTLSCARGDPHCEEMLDTDYMFYLAFENSLCVDYVTEKLYSAMQRRIVPVVFGGANYTRFLPPHSYIDANRFESVEQLASHLRYVANDVNEYMSYFWWRQHYQLVQHSPFCDLCAQLHRPGAQHRTQFYGDIEAWWFNSCRFQSRIRF; encoded by the exons ATGCGCCCACATTCGCGCTGGAACCTCGCGCTGCTCGTGCTCGGTTTGATTCTTTTCGGTTTGCTGATCGCCGTCTACAAGATTAGCACATCTCCGTTGCTCAATCAATATGGCATATTGCGTGACTATTTGGACACCAACCGGGCGCCAAATGAAGCAGCTGCCACACGCAGCATTCTCCTGTGGAGCGACTTCTTTGGCGATGCACGTTGGAGCCTGCCCGCTGATACCTTAGGACCCGATGATTTCCGTCATGAACTCGGTTGCGAGGTGTATCAATGTGAGCTGAGCAATCGTCATGACTATTTGCCCACACTGGCGGAATACGATGCCATTGTGTACCATGTGGCACAACCATTTCCGCTGTTGCAGCCGCTGTCCACGCAACGCTATCCCCATCAGACGTATGTGTTTGCCCTAATGGAGCCACCGGGCGAGACGAAGCATCGTCTCAGCGATGAGCACAACTTTTACAATCTAACCATGAGCTATCGCCTCGACTCGGATATTGTGTGGCCCTATGCCTATATGATGGATGTGGAGACCGGCGCTCGTGTGGCGCCCACTTTGCAGCCACATTGGCGTCAAGTGCCTGCCGTGGGCAGCTGGAATGATAGCGAAGTGTTGGAGTTGTGGCCTCAGAAGTTGAAGATGGCTGCCTGGTTTGTTTCGCACTGTGAGACGTTATCCAAACGCGAAGATTTGGCCGCAGCACTGCAACAACACATTGAGGTGGACATCTATGGCAAGTGTGGCACACTTAG CTGCGCTCGTGGCGATCCGCACTGCGAGGAGATGCTTGACACCGATTACATGTTCTATTTGGCCTTCGAGAATTCGCTGTGCGTCGATTATGTCACCGAGAAACTCTATTCGGCAATGCAGCGTCGCATTGTCCCCGTGGTCTTTGGTGGAGCTAACTACACACGCTTCTTGCCACCGCATTCGTACATCGATGCCAATCGCTTCGAGAGCGTCGAGCAGCTGGCTTCGCATTTGCGTTATGTGGCCAACGATGTCAATGAGTACATGAGCTACTTTTGGTGGCGACAACACTATCAACTGGTGCAACATTCACCGTTCTGTGATCTCTGCGCCCAGCTGCATCGTCCTGGCGCACAGCACAGGACACAATTCTATGGCGACATTGAGGCCTGGTGGTTCAACAGCTGCCGCTTTCAGTCACGCATACGATTCTGA